The genomic DNA GATCGCCGAACTAAAAGACAAGCTCGCACAGGAAAAACTCTATTTGGAAGATGAAATTCGAGGCGAGCTGGACTTTGAAGGAATTGTGGGGCAGAGTTCCGCTCTCCGTCATGTGTTGAATCTGGTGGAAACCGTGGCTCCCAGCGACTCCACGGTGTTGCTTCTCGGGGAAACCGGCACAGGCAAGGAATTGATCGCACGAGCGATCCATGAGCGCAGCCGGCGCAAGGAGCGGGCCCTTGTAAAGCTCAACTGCGCCGCGATTCCGACCGGACTACTCGAGAGCGAGCTTTTTGGGCATGAACGAGGCGCCTTCACTGGCGCGATTGCACACAAAGTTGGGAGACTTGAACTTGCCGATCAAGGCACGCTGTTTCTCGACGAGGTGGGCGATATTCCGATTGAGATTCAGCCGAAGCTGTTGCGCGCTTTGCAGGAACGCGAGTTTGAACGGCTGGGCAGCAACCGAACCAAGCAGGTGGATGTGCGGCTGGTAGCGGCCACCAATCGCGATCTCGAAAGAATGATGGAGCATCGCGAGTTCCGCAGCGACTTGTACTATCGCCTGAACGTGTTTCCGATTCGCATCCCGCCTTTGCGTGAACGCCCGGAGGATATTCTCCTCTTGGTCCGCTACTTCACCCAGAAGTATGGCCGCCGCATGCAGAAGCAGATCGAATCTATTCCCATTGCGGCCATGAGGAAGCTCTCCAGCTGGCATTGGCCGGGAAATATTCGTGAGCTGGAAAATTTCATCGAGCGTTCAGTGATCCTTACACATGGGACGGCGCTGCAAGCCCCGATCAGTGAACTGACCAATAATGGCCGGACCCTTCCTGTGAGGGATACGCGCGAAGCCAATGAGCGCAATGAGATTGTCCGCATCCTGAAAGTCACTAACGGGCGAGTAGCAGGCCCTGACGGTGCCGCAGCACGCATGGACATCAAGCGCACGACGCTGATCTACCGCATGAAGAAGTTGGGCATCGAGCCGCGAAAAATATCGTGACCCTCTATCAAGCAGGCCTTGTCGAATAACCAATAACCACTGAATCAAAGATCGCGAAGCCTCGGCATGACAGGCGCCGATTCAGGGTGCACTCTCGAACCAAGCGTCTGGCTGGGACTTGTATCGGCTCTCCTGCATTCAACACAAGGCCGCCTACCTTTCTCCCTCTTGAGTCACTTCTGCGGAAGAACTGACCGGAGCCCCTTGCATTTTTCTGAACCGTCAGGATTTCTGAAAGCTCAGCATTTTCCTGCACGGTAAAGCTACGCCGATTCAACGAATTGCGTTGGCACACCAGTTGCTTTAACCCACGATGACCGACGCTTCAATCGAGACGAGTGGACGCCAATGCGCGAGACGCTGAAAATTAAGCTGATTCTTTGTCCCATTGATTTCTCAGAGTTCTCGGTAAGCGCATATCAATATGCGCTAT from Terriglobales bacterium includes the following:
- a CDS encoding sigma 54-interacting transcriptional regulator, whose protein sequence is IAELKDKLAQEKLYLEDEIRGELDFEGIVGQSSALRHVLNLVETVAPSDSTVLLLGETGTGKELIARAIHERSRRKERALVKLNCAAIPTGLLESELFGHERGAFTGAIAHKVGRLELADQGTLFLDEVGDIPIEIQPKLLRALQEREFERLGSNRTKQVDVRLVAATNRDLERMMEHREFRSDLYYRLNVFPIRIPPLRERPEDILLLVRYFTQKYGRRMQKQIESIPIAAMRKLSSWHWPGNIRELENFIERSVILTHGTALQAPISELTNNGRTLPVRDTREANERNEIVRILKVTNGRVAGPDGAAARMDIKRTTLIYRMKKLGIEPRKIS